The nucleotide sequence AGTAGCTCAATCAGAGTGAAGCCGCGAGACCGTTCAGATTTAGTGTGAAATATGAGCACGATATTTCTCCCGTAAAATATGAATTAGAAATTTAAATACATACAAATAACTATATCCTGCTCGACATACGTCCCATTTCAGGATTTGCGTAAAACTGGTCAGGATTTGCCGCCAGTTATTAAAAATTGATTGCCCGGCCAGATCCGAAAGGACATGGAGATTTTCCAAACGGTGACGCTGAGAAGAACGGAATCTCTATCTGCGACACTCTGGAATGTTGAGACGATAACTGGAGGACTTTCAAACAGATAATTGTTTACTGAATTAAAGACCAGTAACCCGAATGGCTCATTTTGATTAATCAGGACCAAAGAACCAGAGGAGTGTGGTCTGATTCGAAACTTGTGTTAATCTGAAACTAGCCTCAAAAAGACTTGGCAGCACTGCTTCTCTCAACGTATGATAAACAGGAGAGCTGCGCCTGAGCGGGAGATTGCCTTCCGCATTAATCCTGACTGTAACTGACTTTAAAGAAACCACTCCTGACAGGCTGATTCATGTCGAGCATTGCTGTTCCTTGTCCTCACTGCAAAAAAAAACTCAAGCTCCGGGATAAGAGTCTGCTCGGAAAAAAAGCAAAATGCCCCAACTGCAAACAGGCTTTTGTTTTGAAACTTCCGGCGATGACACCCGCCGCAGGTGAACATTCTGCTCCAGTTGAACCACCACAGACCCCCCCCGCTTCCGACCCGCAAATTCAACAGGCACCTCCCGCTGCGTCGGCAACGCCTCCGCAGGAAGAAAAGATTCAGATTGAACTGGCACAACCTGCAACGCCTGTCGTCGGCACCTCAGCCAAGTGGGTTCCCGACGAACCTGCAACACCGCCTCCGGTTGTATCGGAGCCTGCGCCCTCTGGTTTTCCGCAGATTGATACCTCAGCGCCGCCGGTTGTGAATACCAGCCCTGCACCCAATATCGATACTGGAGCTGCCGATTCCGCATTCCCGAATATCGCAGTTGAAGCCACGGAAAATGCCGGCGTCGCGCGAATGCGAGAGTTACGCCGCAAAAATGCAAAGCGCAGAAACGTGACAATTGCCAGCATCGTGGTCGTCCTGCTCCTGATTGGAGTCGGTGCCTACTTTGCCTGGGATCAAGTCGAAGAAACAATCGCATCCAAACCAGTGAAACCAGTCCCTGTTGCGGCAGCCAGCCCGACTGTCGCCTCAACTCAACCATACACACCACCAGCCAAGGTGGCTCCCAGCCCGACAAAGGGAGAACCGATTCAACTGTTATACGTTCCCGCCGGCACACGAATCCTGATCCATCTGCGTCCTGCAGAACTCTGGGCACCAGGTTCACAAGGCGAAGAATTCCGTGCCTGTCTCGGGCCGGTCGGCATCTGGGCCGAACAGATCATTAAAGAAATCTGCCTGACCGGACCAGCACAGATACAAGAACTTACATTCTGCCTGATTCTCGGCTCTCCGGGAGCACCTCCCGAATATGCTGCGGTCATCAGGACGACCGAGCCTTTCAAACGTTCTGAACTGATAGCACAATTAGATGGACAGCGACTGGACGACTACAGTTTCCCCGTCTATTCGGGTGAAAAATATTCGTCGATGATCGTCGATGACCACACCTATGTGATCGGTCCACCAGGAGATCTCCGTGCCGCAGAGATGGCAGAAGCACGCGAATATCAAAGCAGTACCTCACCCGGCATCGAGTCCGTTCTGAAACAGACCGACCGGGATCGGCACCTCACGATTGTCTTCGACCCCGATGAAGTGCGTCGACAGCAGGACGTACTGCTACCGGAAAAAGCGCATCCTTTCATCAACGAATTTCTGGACTGGATCGGTGAAGATGTCGAAACCGTTGCCTGGAGCATGCATCTGGGATCGGATGATTTTTATTCGGAATGGACGTTCCGTAATTCAACCATGATTCGTCCCGGGAAACTCGCAATCAACCTGAAAGAACAACTTGATGCCCTTCCAGAGGAAATGCTGGAAAGTGTTCAAAAAATGAATCCGGGAACCGTAGGCAGCCGCAAAGTCATCGGCCGGTTCCCCGCGATGCTCAAAGCTTTCAGCATGGCCAATCAGGAGCAGTCGGGGGAACGTTATGCCCAGTTGGTCAGTAACCTCCCGGAACGCGCTGCACCAAACCTGGCGCTGGCCAGTCTGTTGGCCTGGGATGAATCCACGCGCACCGACTTCTCTGTGAAAGCCAAACCCAGACCGACGGGTCCGCAACTGCCGGATAAAGTCGTGGACCGCCTGAAAATGAAGCTCGAAGTGGACTTCAAACGCATGCCGCTGGAAGAAGTGCTGGCTTATATTGCAGACGAAACCAAAACCAAAATCATTCTGGATGGAGCGGGATTAAAACTGGTCGGTTACACTCAGAATATGAGACAGACCATGAATCTGGGTACGGTTTCCGCTCTGGAGACCCTGCAGGCCATCTTCAATACGAAAGATCAGGAGCAGATGTGCCTGATCATTGATGAAACTGCGAAAACGGCAACCGTAACCAGTAAACCTTTCGCGCAGCAGAACAATCTGAAAATGTATGAGTTTCCGCCTGCTAAATAAACAGGCGCTATCTGAAATCCCGTCGCAGGTGATTGCTGATGGATATCACCACATTTCAATGCCCTCACTGTCAGGCCGTGCTTCGCATGCGTTACAGACAGGTTGAAGGCACTACTTTTCCCTGTCCCGACTGCCAACAGCAGCTCCGCATCACGTTATCCCCGCAAGGCGAACTCACCGTTTCCATTATCGCGCCGGAGCCCGAACCTGCGGGCCCTTCACCACTGAAAATCAAAACGCTCACTGCCTGGAAGCAGCTGCAGAAAGGTGGCTTGTATCTGTTGGCGAGCCCCGTACTGATGGCCTGGCTGGTCGCGGGCACTGGCGCATTCATCCTGTTACTGCTGATCATCTTCGATGAACGACACTCCGTTGAAATCGCAGTCGATCAGGAACGTGAAACAGAAACCGTTCCCGCTGATATTGAGTCAGAGAACACGAACCGTCCGGTATCACATGCAGAGCAGGCTCCCGTTGCCGATGCTGTTCCTGATTTACCGGTAAAGGAAAATCAGAATCTGACAGAACTGGCAGCGCCAGTACAGCCAGCCGAGGTTCCCGCCGAACATCAGGTGTTAGTGGCTGACAAACCGGAGAATCTGCCTCCGCTGATCGCGTCAAAACCAAAACCAGCAGCTCCGCCCGCGGCTCCCCAGACCGATGTGACGCTGGCGTTACAGATACCAATTCTGGAATTTCGCCAGGCAGAGGAAATTCCTCTGAAGACGATGATGATTCAGTTTGAGGAAATGCTTGATACCGAGTTCGATCTGGCAGACAACGTCAAAAACGACCCGCGTCTGCTGGAAACCCCAATCGCACTTTCGAGCAATAATACAACACTCTCACATTTATTGGAGCAAATATTGAGTGAAGTAGCCCTGACATTTACTGTCAAATCAAATAAGATTTACATAGAGAGGGTTGCAGCCCCCTGAATCAATCTCCTGACGCAAACTGGATTTTCTCTTTTGACGACTCCCGTCTCCGCTTTCTCTGAACCCGGTTGCCGGCTCATACGAAATTAGTATCTATTGTGAAACTCGACGACAAAGTCTGTTACTGTTTTCATATCAGTAAACGAAAAATCATCAATCATCTGCGGATTCATCGCCCGCGGCGTGCCAGTCAGTTAAGTGATTGTGGCGGTGCCGGTACCGGTTGTGGCTGGTGTGTTCCTTATCTGAAACGCTACTTCGCCGAGTATGAGAAATCAGGTCGCTCCGAAACAGGTGAAACGCCATCCACGGAAACGGATGTCATCACAGCAGAAGAGTACGCACGGCAACGAGATCAGTATATTGAAAGCGGAAAAGGGACTCCCCCTGCCAGATAAACGTATTTAACCTCTACTGCTTCGAGATCACAACATGGCGGCCTCTGATACCGATGCACTCCCGTCCCTGCAAAACCAAGAGCGTTCCAGCCTGCTCTCTCTGAAAGCCATCTCCAAAACCTATGTCACGGGAGACGTCTCTGTCCCCGTGTTACACAATGTCGATCTCGAAGTTCTCTCCGGCGAATTTCTGGTGATTGTCGGACCTTCCGGTTCCGGCAAAAGCACTCTATTGAATATCGTGGGAGGCATTGATGTCTCTACTACGGGTGACGTCTTTTTTCATCAGCAGAATATTTCCGAATTCAGTGAGCAGCAGCTGACCCGTTACCGCCGCGAAAATATCGGCTTTGTCTTTCAGTTTTATAATCTCGTCCCCACTCTGACGGCGCGGGAAAATGTCATTGTCGCAGCCGACATCAGCGCCGATCCCATGTCGCCTGACGACGCACTGAAACTGGTGGGCCTGTCTGACCGGGCAGACCATTTCCCTGCACAGCTCTCAGGTGGTGAACAGCAGCGGGTGGCAATTGCCCGTGCGCTGGTGAAAAAACCGGAACTGCTGCTGTGCGACGAACCCACGGGAGCACTCGATCTTTCTACGGGTCGCATGATTCTTGAAGTGCTCAGCAATCTGAATCACGAGCTGGGTAAAACTGTCGTGATTATTACCCACAACTCCGCTATCGGAAAAATGGCACAACGTGTCATCCGCATCGGCTCCGGTACGATTGCTGAAACCAGCATCAATCCGCAGCCCATCCCGGCAAATCAGGTCACCTGGTGATGAAAGTTCTGCATCGAAAATTAATGCGGGAGTTGTTCGCTGCCAAAGGGGTACTGGTCGCAATCATCAGTATCATTGCCGTCGGTATTGGCTGTTTTATTGCCATGTCTTCGACCTATGACAATCTCGAATATTCCCGCCAGAGCTATTATCGAGTCTGTCAGATGGCCGACTTCTCGGTTGAGCTAAAAAAAGTTCCCGTGGGTGACCTGGCGACACTGACCGATGTCGCGGGCGTGACCAGTATTCTGCCTCGCATTGTGTTCGAAGTCACCGCTTCCCTGGAAGGGGTTGAAAAACCATTGTCCGGTCAGGTGGTCTCACTTCCGGCGCATGAAAATGCCCCCATCAATCGTATTGTGATCAAGCAAGGCAGCTACTTCACCGATCAGCGTCAGGAAGAAGTCATCATCAACGATGCATTTGCCCGCGCCCACAATCTGCGGCCAGGTGACCACATTCAGTTGATTCTGAACAATCGACTGCAGGAACTGTTGATTGTCGGCACCGCCATCAGTTCCGAATTCGTCTACCTGATCGGTCCGGGAGGCCTGGTTCCGGAACCCGAAACATACGGCGTGTTTTACCTGAAACATGATTACGCAGAGGATGTATTCGGCTTCGAAGGGGCCGCCAATCAGATCCTGGGACATCTGGCGCCCGAGTTTCAAAGCCCGGATCGGGTCCGCCAGATTCTGGACCAACTGGAACTCAACCTCGACGACTACGGCGTCTTCTCCACCACGCCGCTGGCGCAGCAGTCTTCCCACTGGTTTCTCAAAAGTGAAATTGATGGATTAAAAGTCAGTGCAACGATCCTGCCGACCATCTTTCTGATCGTCGCTGCACTCGCACTGAACCTGCTCATGTCCCGCATGGCAGAACAGCAGCGGACCATCGTGGGCACCCTGAAAGCGCTCGGCTACTCCAACCAGGAAATTTTTCTGCACTTCATTCAGTTCGGACTGCTGATCGGAATCGCGGGCGGCCTGCTGGGAATTCTGATCGGCTATTCTCTGGCCGGCGCCATGACGGCACAGTATCGTAACTTCTTTGAGTTCCCTTCCCTGATCAACCAGATGTACCCGCGAGTCATTCTGCTGGGCATGCTGATCAGCATCTTCTTTGCAGTGCTGGGGACATTTCGCGGTGTCCGTTCGGTCGTGCGTCTTTCACCGGCAGAAGCGATGCGGCCCAAACCTCCTCTGCGGGCCCGACGAATTTTACTGGAAAAGATCCACGCTTTCTGGAACGCGCTTGACTTTCGCTGGCAACTCGTGCTCCGCGACATCTTTCGTAATCGCACGCGAACCCTGGGAGGCCTGCTCTCTGCGACTGTCGGCGCGATGCTGCTGCTGGTAACCTTTTCCATGTACGACTCTGCCTTTGCGCTGCTCAATTTTCAATATGACAAACTGCTGCTCAGCGACATCGATATCAGCTTTAAAGACGATCACGATTTCGCGGCCCTGTTCGAATCACAGCAGTTGACCGGAGTCGATTATGCCGAGCCCCTGTTTCACATCGGCTGCACGCTCAAAAACGGGATCCACGAAAAGAAAGCCGGCATCACCGGCATCACGCGGACCGCACAGCTGACAATCCCCCGCGATACGGCAGGTAACCGTGTCAATGTTCCTGAGACAGGTATTCTGGTCACGCGTAAACTGGCAGACATCCTCAAGATCCAGGCAGGGGACTCCCTCGAAATGATTCCCGTCACCGGTGATCGCGTCGCCAGGCAGGTTCCCGTCATGAAAATCATCGACAGCTACCTGGGGCTCACCGTTTATGCCGACTTCGATTATCTGAATCGACTGATGGGGGAATCACAGACCCTGACCAGCGTGCAACTGAAAACCAATCCTCGCCCGGCGATCACCCGGCAGATTTATCGGCAGGTCAAACAGATTCCCGCCATTCAGTCGGTTACTTCCATTCGCGATCAGAAAGAGAAACTCAAAGAAGTCCTCGTGGATCAGATGATTGTGATGATTGTGGTCGTCATCGTGTTTTCCTGCCTGATTTTTTTCGGCAGTATCCTGAATGCCTCTCTCATCTCCCTTTCCGAACGACAGCAGGAAATCGCCACGCTGCGTGTATTGGGCTATACTCCCTCTGAAGTCGGTTCCATTTTCTTGAGAGAAAGTTTTTGTGTGAATCTACCTGGCATCCTGCTGGGGCTACCCGCCGGTTACTGGGCCTCCAAAGGCATCAACATTGCCTATGATACCGAACTGTTTCGGATGCCTTTTACCATCGACGCCATGAGCTGGGTTTATACGGTTCTGCTGGGAATTATTTTTACGCTGATCTCACACTGGCCGGTGCAGAAAGCCATCCGTAATATGGACTGGCTCACCGCGCTCAATGTAAAGGAATAAACATGTCCCGCAAATCTATTATCATCACAGTGGTCCTGCTCGCCGGACTGGGGGCGTTGTACCTCCTCTCCGATGCGCCGCTCCCGGTAGATGTGACAGTTGCTGAAAAAGGGGAAGTCAAGTCCTTCATCGAAGAACGGGCCAAGACCAGCCTGCCCCGCGTCTACCGCATCGCCATGCCTTTAAACGGCCGCGTCTTACCCATCACCGTCGAAGAGAATGAAACAGTTTCTGAAGGCCAGATCGTGGCCTCCATGGATACCTCTGACCTGGATGCAGAAGTGGCCAAAGCCCGATATCGCGTAGAGCAGTTCGCGCGGAAAATTGTTGAGCAGTCCGATACGCGGCTGGAAGACAACTCGCTGGTGCAGTTTGATGAATTCCTGAAATCGATGGACCTGACCGTTGAAGCCGCCAGCAAACAGCAGGATGCCAGCAAAGCCAAATGGCAGTATGCCCGCGATGAATTCGACCGCAAATATCAGTTGTTCAAAAAAAGCGCCCTGTCAGAGAGCGAACTCAATGAAGCTGACCTGTTTAATAAACAGAGCGAAATCGATTATCAGAAAGACATCTTAACCTGGCGCTCCCTGCAGGCCATTCAGAGTGCAATGCAGATCGGCAAGATCTCGATTCTGAAATACAAAGAGAAAAAAGAGCTCTCTACTGCAGTCCTGCAGGAAGAACAGAAAGAAGCGCAGTCCCAGCTGGATCAACTGCTGCGCGACCAGAAACGCGCGACAATGCGCAGCCCCATCGACGGAACGATTCTGACCAGAAACTATTCCAACGAGCGGACACTGGCCGCCGGCGACGTTCTACTGGAAATCGGACGCCTGCAGGATCTGGAAGTCGAGGCGGACGTCCTCTCGCAATATGTCGGGAATATACAGACTGGCTCGCTCGTCGATATTGAAGGCCCCGCGATTGGCACGCAGTCCGTGCGAGGCAAAGTCAAACGGATCTACCCCAAAGGCTTCACCAAAGTCTCTTCCCTGGGAGTCGAACAGCAACGGGTGAAAGTCATCATCAGCTTTGACCAGAGTCTGTGGAAGCAGTTGAAAGCACAGCAGCGGAGCCTGGGTACTGATTACCGGGTCCGGGTGAAAATCTATACGGAAATCAAACAGGACGTCGTCAAAGTTTCGCGGTCAGCGTTGTTTCGCAATGCATCCGGACAATGGCAGGCCTACGTGGTGCGCAACAACAAAGCGATTCTGACGGATGTGGAAACCGGCGTGATGAACGATTTTGACGCCGAAATTATAAAGGGCATTCAGGCGGGAGATCGCCTGATTATCGCCCCCAGCATGAACCTGCAGCCGGGACAGTCCGTCGAGCCGCAGGTCATCAGGGAACTATAATAGAAAAACCTGACTGGAATCCGCTTAAAAACCGGTGCCGGCAGCACTGCTGATCGGAATCTGTCGCGGTTTTTCAGTCGAAGACTTTTCCAGCACGACACTCAGAATTCCGTTCTGCACCGAGGCCGTCACTTTATCCGGATCGACGGCAACCGGCATCGGAACCGATCGACGAAACTGGCCCGAAGGACGTTCGCTGACACGGGCTGTCTGTCCGGCGGTGGTGGTCGTTCCCGTGCTGCGACTGCCGGCAATTGTCAGCATGTTGCCTGCCAGTGTGATCTTGATTTCTTCAGCGGTCACGCCCGGCAGATCAAAGGAAACCTGTACCTTCTCTTCCAGTTCCAGGACATCTACGCGCGGCATCCAGACGGCTTCGTTGCCAAACAGTCCCAGCTTATCCAGCGCCCGTTCCCCCTGCTCGACAGCGACACCCAGCAGTTTATCGAATTCGGAACGAAGTCGATCAATGGAATTGGGGATCCCTGAAGAATCCGGTTTCCGGCTCTGTTCAGCGCCTGATTCTGTCTGGTGCTGCGTCTGTTCGCAGGTTTCTTCTGTAGAGCAGGCCGCTTCTTCTGTAGAAACATGCACGGGTTCGGGCTGTTGATCGTCCATCGATATCACTTTCTCCTCTCGAGAACTTACTGTCTCGTTTTATTAATGATAGTACTGTATTTTCGCAGTGGATGCTGATTCAGACATAAAGCATGACGCACCGCTGCCTGCATTGTCTCATATCTGATTCGCTCTGCCAGTGGAAATCTTGAAATTTTCCCGGCGAATGGCTCAAGCAGTGCAGAAAACACGTCAAAGTGTCGTAACCGAAAGATGGAACTGATTCTGTCGGACAGCTTTAAGCAAGCGCGAATTCCACGGAGGAATGGTTACTTTTCATCTTCGACGGGACAGGAGCCGGCGGCTGACATCTGGTCGGCCTGCTTCTGTTTTTTGTCGGCGATGGAACAGCCTCCGCATTCGGAGCAGCCTTCCATACCGTCGAGATTGGCAATACCGCCACAGGAGCCTTTGATACAGCGGTTGCTGAAAATTACGCCGACCGCCATTCCCAGAAACGCCAGGGCAAATACTCCGAGAGCAAACAGGATTGTAGACATCATTTTTCGTTTACCTCTCCAAATAGATGTTGCCACTGGGGGGAGTACCGCTCCCTGAAACCGGTCTCAGCTTTCACAATGAAATAAGCGGCGATATCCCGCTCCGCACACCAATTATACCCCTCTTCGGCCCCTAATACCATCAGGCAAGTTGCGATGGCATCACAGTTCATGCATTTTTCTCCCACCACGGTCACTGAAGCCAGGGCATGTTTGACCGGACGCCCGGTGCGGGGATCGATCGTATGAGAATAACTGACGCCATCCACTTCAAAAAAATTACGATAGTTGCCAGAGGTAGCCATCGACAGATTGTCCAGCGGAAAGACATGCTGCACAACCCGTTTCTCGCTGACAGGTTTTTCAATCCCGACGTTCCAGGGTTCGCCCTGCTGATTGCTGCCCCGAGCCCGCATTTCGCCGCCGATTTCGACCAGGTAGTTCTGAACCGACTGCGATTCCAGATACTCGCCCACTGCATCGACGGCATATCCTTTCGCGATTGCTGACAGATCGAGGTACACCTCCGGAATCGTCTTCTTCAATGCGGGCGTATCGTGTTGTACCTGAATATGGTGATAGCCCACACTCTTGCGCGCGGCTTCGATCTGACTCTCTTCCGGTATCGTCCTCTTCCCAGGATCCGGGCCGAAGTGCCATAAATTGACCAGTGGTCCCACGGTCATGTCAAAGGCACCGTCACTGTCCTCGCTGAGCTTCAGTCCGGAGTCTACAACTTTCACGAGCGGGGCAGATACCGGAAACCACTCCTCCGCTGTCGACTGATTAAACTTCGACAGTTCCGACGTTTTGATATACGTCGACATCTGCTGATTGATCGTTTTCAGCAGTAAATCAACGTCCTGCTGGATCTTGGATTTATCTGGTGAATCAACAGCATCTGAGCAGACCGTAATATGATACGAGGTTCCCATGGTGGGCCCCTCGATCTGTAGTTTCTGCAGTGTATTTGTACCAGACGCGTTCTGCTCAGATTGACACGCTAACCCCGTTGCACACAACAGCAGCAACGGCGTGAAATGCCAGACCGGAACGAATCTTATCTTAACCGAAGTCATCGTATCTGATGTTCTCAGGTTCGACACCCAGATCATCCAGCATGTTTCGCACGGCGGAAAGCATCATTGGCGGACCACAGATGTAGTACTCGCAATCTTCCGGTGCAGGATGTTTGCTCAGATATTCGTTGAGGAGCACCTGATGGATAAAACCTTCCAGTCCTGTCCAGTTGTCTTCCGGCATCGGATCGGAGAGAGCAATGTGCATTTTGAAGTTCGGAAATTCTTTTTCAATCGCACGGAACTCATCTTCATAGAACATTTCCCGCATACTGCGGGCACCGTACCAGTAAGAAACTTTCCGGTTGGTTTTGCGTTCTTTGAACAGTTCGTAAATATGGGATCGCAGCGGAGCCATACCGGCACCACCACCGATGTAGATCATCTCGGCATCGGTATCTGCGATGAAGAATTCTCCGTAAGGACCGGAAATCGTGACTTCATCACCGGGCTTCAGGTTGAAGATGTAAGAAGACATTTTACCCGGAGGTGTACCTTCGGGTGAGCGTGGTGGCGGGGAAGCGACACGCACGTTCAACATGATAATCCCTTTTTCGCCGGGATAGTTGGCCATGGAATAGGCACGAATTGTTTCTTCATCTACCTTGGATTCGAAACGCCACAGATTGAACTTATCCCAGTCCTCTTTATATTCTTCAGGAATATCAAATTCACTGTATTTCAGATGGTGTGGCGGTGCTTCGATCTGGATGAAACCACCGGCTTTGAAAGCAACATCTTCGCCTTCGGGCAGTTCCAGGACCAGTTCTTTAATGAAGGTCGCAACGTTATCGTTAGACCGCACTTTGCAGACCCACTTTTTGGTTTCGAAGACTTCAGGCGGCACTTCGATATCCATGTCTGTCTTGACCGGCACCTGGCAGGAAAGACGACAGCCTTCGCGGACTTCGCGATTATTGAAGTGGGAACGCTCGGTCGGCAGGATATCACCACCACCCTGCAGGACTTTCACTTCACACTGGGCACAGGTTCCACCACCGCCACAGGCAGAGGAAACAAAGATCTGATTTTCAGCCAGCGCGTTTAAGAGCTTTCCGCCCGCGGGGACTTCGATCTTTTTCTGCTCATTGACCGTGATCGTGATATTCCCGGAGGCAACCAGCTTCGATTTTGCAATCAGAATAATGGCGACCAGGGCAAGCACGATGCCCGTGAACATAATAACGCCAAAGAGAATTTCTATAACCATGATTTAACGTCGACCGCTCTAAAAAGTCAGTAATCTAGTGAAGTCTTACAGTTGGATACCGGAGAAAGCCATAAAGGCCATCGCCATCAGGCCCACGGTAATGAATGTAATACCCAGTCCGCGTAACCCCGGTGGTACATCACTGTATTTCATTTTTTCGCGAACGCCTGCGAGAGCCACAATCGCCAGTGCCCAGCCGACACCGGAACCAAAACCAAATACGCAGCTTTCGGGGAAGTTGTAATCCCGTTCGACCATAAACAGGGTTCCCCCCAGGATGGCACAGTTCACGGTAATCAGCGGGAGAAAAATCCCCAGCGAGTTATATAGTGCCGGAAAGTAACGATCCAGGGTCATTTCCAGAATCTGTACCATCGCTGCAATCACGCCGATATAGCAGATCAGACCGACGAAGGTCAGATCCACATTCGGATAACCGGCCCAGGCCAGCGCCCCTTTTTTCAGCAGATGCTGAAAGATGATATTGTTGACAGGTACGGTGATGGTTTGAATCACAACAACAGCGATCCCCAACCCGAAGGCCGTTTTCACGTTTTTGGAAACCGCCAGGAAGGTACACATCCCGAGGAAGAAGGCCAAAGCCAGGTTCTCAACGAAGAGACATTTAATAAACAGGCTCAGATAATGTTCCAACATGTTATGCCTCCTCCATCTGATCGGTCTTCAGAGTTCTGAGAACCCAGATCGCAAACCCGATAATAAAAAATGCGCTGGGGGGTAATAGCATGAGGCCGTTCGCTTCATACCAGCCACCATCTCGACTTAATGTCAATAGTTGATATCCAAACAGGCTGCCGGAACCAAACAGTTCGCGGAAGAAAGCAACCAGGATCAGGACTGCCGAGTATCCCAGGCCGTTACCGATTCCATCCAGGAAGCTGATGCCGGGCTCATTTTTCATCGCGAAGCCTTCAGCACGTCCCATCACGATACAGTTGGTGATGATCAGCC is from Gimesia maris and encodes:
- the nqrE gene encoding NADH:ubiquinone reductase (Na(+)-transporting) subunit E, giving the protein MEHYLSLFIKCLFVENLALAFFLGMCTFLAVSKNVKTAFGLGIAVVVIQTITVPVNNIIFQHLLKKGALAWAGYPNVDLTFVGLICYIGVIAAMVQILEMTLDRYFPALYNSLGIFLPLITVNCAILGGTLFMVERDYNFPESCVFGFGSGVGWALAIVALAGVREKMKYSDVPPGLRGLGITFITVGLMAMAFMAFSGIQL
- a CDS encoding NADH:ubiquinone reductase (Na(+)-transporting) subunit D, with translation MNSKQKDVLTGPILNNNPIALQILGICSALAVTTKMETAVVMSIAVTLVTACSNAAVASIRLQIPSSIRIIVQMTIIASLVILVDQFLKAFAFGISKQLSVFVGLIITNCIVMGRAEGFAMKNEPGISFLDGIGNGLGYSAVLILVAFFRELFGSGSLFGYQLLTLSRDGGWYEANGLMLLPPSAFFIIGFAIWVLRTLKTDQMEEA